The following are from one region of the Halolamina litorea genome:
- a CDS encoding elongation factor 1-beta, with protein sequence MGDVAAKMKVMPESPDVDLDALEDRLESVLPEGAEIRGYDRDDVAFGLVALLTTVVVPDDSGGTEAVEEAFRDVDGVESITVESVGRL encoded by the coding sequence ATGGGTGACGTTGCCGCCAAGATGAAGGTCATGCCGGAGAGCCCCGACGTCGACCTCGACGCGCTCGAGGACCGACTCGAGTCCGTCCTCCCCGAGGGCGCCGAGATCCGCGGCTACGACCGCGACGACGTGGCCTTCGGCCTCGTCGCGCTGCTGACGACCGTCGTCGTCCCCGACGACTCCGGCGGCACCGAAGCCGTCGAGGAGGCGTTCCGCGACGTTGACGGCGTCGAGAGCATCACCGTCGAGTCGGTCGGCCGCCTCTAA
- a CDS encoding DUF5518 domain-containing protein produces the protein MSTDNSLLNAVIGAAVTVVFSFAGVSPLLGGATAGYLERRDGARIGAISGALATLPVLMFVALAGVLLGFLGFGNVFNGIVLVLFAALFVGLYVVVLSTVGGVLGVYLAEEFRE, from the coding sequence ATGTCGACCGACAACAGCCTCCTGAACGCGGTGATCGGTGCGGCCGTCACCGTCGTCTTCTCCTTCGCGGGCGTCTCGCCGCTGTTGGGCGGCGCCACCGCGGGCTACCTCGAACGACGCGACGGCGCCCGGATCGGCGCCATCTCGGGTGCTCTCGCAACGCTGCCAGTGCTGATGTTCGTCGCGCTGGCCGGCGTCCTGTTGGGGTTCCTCGGGTTCGGGAACGTCTTCAACGGAATCGTGTTGGTGCTGTTCGCGGCGCTGTTCGTCGGGCTCTACGTCGTCGTCCTCTCGACAGTGGGCGGCGTCCTCGGCGTCTATCTCGCCGAGGAGTTCCGCGAGTAG
- a CDS encoding dodecin, whose protein sequence is MVHKKITLIGSSTESFDDAADDAISRAEDTLDNVKWAEVKEFGVEIANAEDREYQAEVEVAFKLQD, encoded by the coding sequence ATGGTTCACAAGAAGATCACGCTGATCGGATCGAGCACCGAGAGCTTCGACGACGCCGCCGACGACGCCATCTCCCGCGCGGAGGACACGCTTGACAACGTCAAGTGGGCCGAAGTGAAGGAGTTCGGCGTCGAGATCGCCAACGCCGAGGACCGCGAGTACCAGGCCGAAGTGGAGGTCGCGTTCAAACTCCAGGACTGA
- a CDS encoding bifunctional metallophosphatase/5'-nucleotidase — translation MVRLLHYSDIENLYDDAERAGRFAGRLRELDGDDALVVGTGDTTAPGVVSLAANGRQVLDFADAVGTVADTFGNHDFDYGPDVTRGIVADSEFTWVSANARDEDGERFGAAEGVVPWTIAEADGERVGFFGLTDPATDSINPAAATLSFTDPYEAAEEAVADLRAEGVDYVVALSHLGGGDDELARRVDVDAVLGGHVHSVRTEYVDGTLCTRTGVNGHQFVEVELGGEAESAATDGGTAVSARVVDPSEGPMHESLTDALRRRREAAGLNEVVATVEQPLERTDETTFGGESRIGNFVADAYRAAGDADVGLQNGGGIREGEPLVGEVTLADMVSVLPFEEPVVVVELTGRELLEAFSEADGGELDFGEPDWWHAHISGASLRWDEANGELIDARVDDEPIDPKALYRVATAEYLLHSDHEFPTIAERHRAGEVGIQHDVLADHARNGGLDVDVEGRLTFEP, via the coding sequence ATGGTTCGTCTCCTCCACTATTCCGATATCGAGAACCTCTACGACGACGCCGAGCGGGCGGGGCGGTTCGCGGGCCGACTGCGGGAACTCGACGGCGACGACGCGCTCGTCGTCGGCACCGGCGACACCACCGCGCCGGGTGTGGTCTCGCTCGCCGCCAACGGCCGGCAGGTTCTCGACTTCGCCGACGCCGTCGGCACCGTCGCCGACACGTTCGGCAACCACGACTTCGACTACGGCCCCGACGTGACCCGGGGGATCGTCGCCGACAGCGAGTTCACCTGGGTCAGCGCCAACGCCCGCGACGAGGACGGCGAGCGCTTCGGCGCCGCCGAGGGGGTGGTGCCGTGGACGATCGCCGAAGCGGACGGCGAGCGCGTGGGTTTCTTCGGGCTGACCGACCCCGCGACCGACTCGATCAACCCCGCCGCGGCGACGCTCTCCTTCACCGACCCCTACGAGGCAGCCGAGGAAGCGGTGGCCGACCTCCGCGCCGAGGGCGTCGACTACGTCGTCGCGCTCTCGCACCTCGGCGGCGGCGACGACGAGCTCGCCCGCCGGGTCGACGTGGACGCGGTCCTCGGCGGCCACGTCCACAGCGTCCGCACCGAGTACGTCGACGGGACGCTCTGCACCCGGACCGGGGTCAACGGCCACCAGTTCGTCGAGGTCGAACTCGGCGGGGAGGCCGAGTCGGCAGCGACCGACGGCGGCACGGCCGTCAGCGCACGCGTCGTCGACCCGAGCGAGGGCCCGATGCACGAGAGCCTGACCGATGCCCTCCGCCGGCGCCGCGAGGCCGCGGGGCTGAACGAGGTCGTCGCGACCGTCGAGCAACCGCTCGAACGGACCGACGAGACGACCTTCGGCGGCGAGTCCCGGATCGGGAACTTCGTCGCCGATGCCTACCGCGCCGCCGGCGACGCCGACGTGGGGCTCCAGAACGGCGGCGGCATCCGCGAGGGCGAACCACTCGTCGGCGAGGTGACGCTCGCGGATATGGTGAGCGTGCTCCCCTTCGAGGAGCCGGTCGTCGTCGTCGAACTCACCGGCCGGGAGCTGTTGGAGGCGTTCAGCGAGGCCGACGGCGGCGAACTCGACTTCGGCGAGCCCGACTGGTGGCACGCCCACATCAGCGGCGCGAGCCTGCGCTGGGACGAGGCGAACGGCGAACTCATCGACGCCCGCGTCGACGACGAGCCGATCGACCCCAAGGCGCTCTACCGCGTCGCGACCGCCGAGTACCTGCTGCACTCCGACCACGAGTTCCCGACGATCGCCGAGCGCCACCGGGCGGGAGAGGTCGGCATCCAACACGACGTACTGGCCGACCACGCCCGTAACGGCGGCCTCGACGTGGACGTGGAGGGGCGGCTGACGTTCGAGCCCTGA
- a CDS encoding universal stress protein, whose amino-acid sequence MTLVVVPVRYPLSKHSKATLREAARIADERDADLTVLHVDLFQENRRVSRVALKREVESELGRIDRARYVVRQGFLVEETIMDEVAAENADVVVIGSKQAGRWRRMLNKLFESPDVGQYLEDQLDCTVITVSAEGATQS is encoded by the coding sequence ATGACGCTGGTCGTCGTCCCGGTCCGGTACCCGCTGTCGAAACACTCCAAAGCGACGCTCCGGGAGGCCGCCCGGATCGCCGACGAGCGCGACGCCGACCTCACGGTGCTGCACGTCGACCTGTTCCAGGAGAACCGCCGCGTGAGTCGCGTGGCGCTCAAACGCGAAGTCGAGTCCGAGTTGGGCCGGATCGACCGTGCGCGCTACGTCGTCAGACAGGGCTTTCTCGTCGAGGAGACGATCATGGACGAGGTCGCCGCCGAGAACGCCGACGTGGTCGTCATCGGCTCGAAGCAGGCCGGCCGCTGGCGGCGGATGCTCAACAAACTGTTCGAGTCCCCCGACGTGGGCCAGTACCTGGAGGACCAACTCGACTGTACGGTCATCACTGTCTCCGCCGAGGGCGCCACCCAGAGTTGA
- a CDS encoding tripartite tricarboxylate transporter permease: MWPSAPVAPTLAAATLPFGVPTGPAVAPRLLVPVTLATLAGCLLGTCSGLVPGLHANNFALLLAGAAPAAPVDPLPLGAAMLAAGVVHTFLDIVPSLALGVPDGAMAAAALPGHRLVLRGRGREALRLSALGSGAAVAVAVPLAFPVTWAMVRLAPLLTAWFPAVAAAVLGLLLLTEPSHRARLAGLLAFAASTALGAVTLDLSLSGPVAGGVLAPLFGGLFGAPVLLDALDGGGVPEQADARLAIPPRDLGISAAAGGLSGAAVGYLPGVSAGVAATISLPAVPARSDLRGFVVATSGANSSTAVFALFALVALGSPRSGVLVAVDDAGVPPALSVLLPAVVVAAAVGFVLVGVLGDAAFRVVSQLDQRRLALAVLCLLVALSSLFAGLAGVAVFALATLTGVVAVRIGARRVYLMGVLLGPLALGL, encoded by the coding sequence ATGTGGCCGAGCGCTCCGGTAGCACCGACACTCGCTGCGGCGACGCTCCCCTTCGGCGTCCCGACCGGCCCCGCAGTCGCCCCGCGCCTTCTCGTACCGGTCACGCTGGCGACGCTCGCTGGCTGCCTGCTCGGCACCTGCTCGGGGTTGGTGCCGGGGCTGCACGCGAACAACTTCGCCCTCCTGCTTGCGGGGGCCGCCCCCGCAGCCCCCGTCGACCCGCTCCCGCTCGGCGCGGCGATGCTCGCCGCCGGCGTCGTCCACACCTTCCTCGACATCGTCCCCTCGCTCGCCCTCGGCGTGCCCGACGGCGCGATGGCGGCCGCGGCGCTCCCCGGCCACCGACTCGTGCTGCGAGGCCGCGGGCGCGAGGCCCTCAGACTCTCCGCGCTGGGGTCGGGCGCCGCCGTGGCCGTCGCGGTGCCGCTCGCGTTCCCCGTGACGTGGGCGATGGTCCGACTGGCGCCGCTGCTGACCGCGTGGTTCCCGGCCGTCGCCGCCGCGGTGCTCGGACTCCTGCTCCTCACTGAACCGTCCCACCGTGCTCGGCTCGCCGGCCTGCTCGCGTTCGCGGCGTCGACGGCTCTCGGGGCCGTGACGCTCGACCTCTCGCTCTCCGGCCCGGTCGCCGGCGGGGTGCTCGCGCCGCTGTTCGGCGGCCTGTTCGGCGCGCCGGTCCTCCTCGACGCGCTCGACGGCGGCGGGGTCCCCGAGCAGGCCGACGCCCGGCTGGCGATCCCGCCGCGGGATTTGGGTATCTCCGCGGCTGCGGGCGGGCTCTCGGGCGCGGCGGTGGGCTACCTCCCGGGCGTCTCGGCGGGCGTCGCCGCCACCATCTCGCTCCCCGCGGTACCGGCCCGGAGCGACCTTCGGGGGTTCGTCGTCGCCACCAGCGGCGCCAACAGTTCGACGGCGGTGTTCGCCCTCTTCGCGCTGGTCGCGCTCGGGTCGCCCCGGTCGGGCGTGCTCGTGGCCGTCGACGACGCCGGTGTTCCCCCAGCGCTCTCGGTGCTCCTTCCGGCGGTCGTCGTCGCCGCCGCGGTGGGGTTCGTGCTCGTCGGCGTCCTCGGCGACGCCGCCTTCAGGGTGGTCTCACAGCTCGACCAGCGACGGCTGGCGCTCGCGGTCCTCTGCCTTCTCGTCGCGCTCTCCTCGCTCTTCGCGGGGCTCGCCGGCGTCGCGGTGTTTGCGCTCGCGACGCTCACGGGGGTGGTGGCGGTGCGGATCGGCGCGCGCCGAGTCTACCTCATGGGGGTGTTGCTCGGCCCGTTGGCGCTCGGCCTCTAA
- a CDS encoding metal-dependent hydrolase has product MFVGHALLAFALVGGGAALLRDRETGLLLGALAAAFAAAPDVDMAYALVGLVGAEGGAAGTVRSFWEASTAVHRTITHSLVVAPVAAGLAGAWLHGRRTDAPAWLGVAALLGAGLCAVTALVSGVLGGAVMALFVLAAAAVAEAAGRYSAVDAGMTFAVAVVALVSHPFGDLVTGEPPAFLYPINAPLVTERIALSTDATLHLLGAFGIELAAIWAGLLVGLWLLERPVREAIDFRAVAGVGYALAVLAIPAPTIDSSYQFVFSVLAVGMIGTTPRVRLPDIAIERPDAISAAITGLTAVTVAGVAYAVAYVLL; this is encoded by the coding sequence ATGTTCGTCGGGCACGCGCTGTTGGCGTTCGCGCTCGTCGGCGGCGGAGCAGCGCTGCTGCGGGACCGGGAAACCGGTCTCCTGCTCGGCGCCCTCGCGGCGGCGTTCGCGGCGGCCCCTGACGTGGATATGGCCTACGCGCTCGTCGGCCTCGTCGGCGCCGAGGGCGGCGCCGCGGGCACCGTTCGGTCCTTCTGGGAGGCCAGTACGGCCGTCCACCGCACGATCACCCACTCGCTCGTCGTCGCCCCCGTCGCTGCCGGGCTCGCCGGTGCGTGGCTTCACGGCCGGCGCACGGACGCCCCCGCGTGGCTCGGCGTCGCCGCCCTGCTCGGCGCCGGGCTCTGTGCCGTCACCGCGCTGGTCAGCGGCGTCCTCGGCGGCGCGGTGATGGCGCTGTTCGTCCTCGCCGCCGCCGCGGTCGCCGAGGCCGCGGGCCGCTACAGCGCCGTCGACGCCGGGATGACGTTCGCCGTCGCCGTCGTCGCTCTGGTGTCACACCCGTTCGGCGACCTCGTGACCGGCGAGCCGCCGGCGTTCCTCTACCCGATAAACGCGCCGTTGGTGACCGAGCGGATCGCGCTCTCGACTGACGCGACGCTCCACCTGCTTGGCGCGTTCGGCATCGAACTCGCCGCGATCTGGGCCGGCCTGCTGGTCGGGCTCTGGCTGCTCGAACGGCCGGTTCGGGAGGCGATCGACTTCCGCGCGGTCGCCGGCGTCGGCTACGCACTGGCGGTGCTGGCGATCCCCGCGCCGACGATCGACTCCTCCTACCAGTTCGTGTTCTCGGTGCTCGCGGTCGGGATGATCGGCACCACCCCGCGGGTCCGACTGCCCGACATCGCCATCGAGCGCCCCGACGCGATCTCCGCGGCGATCACCGGGCTGACGGCGGTCACCGTCGCCGGCGTCGCTTACGCCGTCGCGTACGTGCTGCTTTAG
- a CDS encoding mechanosensitive ion channel domain-containing protein, translating to MLPLQLGVVQEGIDRFVGDIAAAIPRILAGLIFLVLAGVLAKLVMIVVRTVLSRTLDQEDAVYRRFTATVVAAFLWFGIGLSFLSIVGLDEIASSMGTAAGFLALGVSYSLSNMIADAVAGVYLLRDPDFMPGDEVKVGDISGTVESIELRKTRFTDENEDTVVRGNAEIEKKWTKLEDAESPDSEGGDTPADGGNDASVEEETDTPAGESTDSASTDAGRRASTDGGKSEGPAGDWRDATE from the coding sequence ATGCTGCCGCTCCAACTCGGGGTCGTTCAGGAGGGGATCGACCGGTTCGTCGGCGACATCGCCGCCGCGATCCCGCGGATCCTCGCCGGGCTGATCTTCCTCGTCCTCGCGGGCGTGCTCGCGAAGCTCGTGATGATCGTCGTCCGCACGGTGTTGAGCCGGACGCTCGACCAGGAAGACGCCGTCTACCGCCGCTTTACCGCCACCGTCGTGGCGGCGTTCCTCTGGTTCGGGATCGGGCTCTCCTTCCTCTCGATCGTCGGTCTCGACGAGATCGCCTCCTCGATGGGGACCGCGGCGGGCTTTCTCGCCCTCGGGGTGTCGTACTCGCTGTCGAACATGATCGCCGACGCCGTCGCCGGCGTCTACCTCCTCCGGGACCCGGACTTCATGCCGGGCGACGAGGTGAAAGTCGGCGACATCTCCGGCACCGTCGAGTCGATCGAACTGCGAAAGACCCGCTTCACCGACGAGAACGAGGACACGGTCGTGCGGGGTAACGCCGAGATCGAGAAGAAGTGGACCAAACTCGAGGACGCCGAGAGCCCGGACAGTGAGGGCGGTGACACGCCCGCCGACGGCGGGAACGACGCATCGGTCGAGGAGGAAACTGACACGCCAGCCGGGGAGTCGACGGACTCCGCGAGCACGGACGCCGGACGGCGCGCGAGCACCGACGGCGGCAAGTCGGAGGGGCCGGCCGGCGACTGGCGCGATGCGACAGAGTGA
- a CDS encoding DUF7116 family protein — MARTVPPNEEARSVFERLGYAISGDGPEFIAQRKWRSVRVRTLCAEDATRPGTLDGEYGLECLVTWTDCVDELDERLTEQAPDGEWAIIGVDDDGNHEVHRAA; from the coding sequence ATGGCGCGTACGGTTCCACCGAACGAGGAAGCACGGAGCGTGTTCGAACGCCTCGGCTACGCGATCTCCGGCGACGGGCCGGAGTTCATCGCACAGCGGAAGTGGCGGTCCGTCCGGGTACGGACACTTTGCGCTGAGGACGCCACCCGACCGGGAACCCTCGACGGGGAGTATGGCCTCGAATGCCTCGTGACGTGGACCGACTGCGTTGACGAACTCGACGAGCGGCTGACCGAACAGGCGCCCGACGGCGAGTGGGCGATCATCGGCGTGGACGACGACGGGAACCACGAGGTTCACCGGGCGGCCTAA
- the gltB gene encoding glutamate synthase large subunit produces the protein MANCNTDGHPGLADPADTRANCGLGAVVDLENGASHRTVADALELLGNLEHRGATGAEPDTGDGAGIMLQRPDEFFDAVVDADLPETYAVGTVFFPEDADSRRGLMDRFEAGLAERDIEHIAWREVPTDNAELGETARESEPEVWQVFVAPDGLETEAFDRALYLARKEIEHAVDDDGDIDATAAERFYVCSLDRQRVVYKGLLTSRQLPGYFPDLRDERMTSAIALVHARFSTNTLGAWHLAHPYRGIVHNGEFNTIRGNVNWMRARETDLADEAFGDDLDSLKPIVDDPEQSDTASVDNTLELLTNTGRSVEHALRMLIPEAYRGDDAMPADRTDFYDYHASLIEPWDGPALVVATDGEKVAAALDRNGLRPCRYEVTTEGRLIMASEVGALDTDPAEIERRDRLAPGQLLVADPGEGRIVPDEEVFDDLTDAKYGDWIEQEQRRLPERASMSPRSDTDPLRARQAAFGYTHDQLDHMIEPMARDGKDPVGSMGDDTPISALANHERPLFSYFKQLFAQVSNPPIDYIREELVTSLETRLGHQRNLLDESPEHARQLVLDSPVLTDDATGRIRDLGGDDGLESAVVDITFDPETDLETAVEDLRADATAAIQAGADIVVLSDRAIGPGRLAIPSLLATGAVHHELVRNGLRNHSGLVVESGDPREVHHVAALIGYGAGAVNPYLAYQTIADTVAGPDGADLDESVAAYVEALEDGLLKTMAKMGISTVESYRGAQVFEAVGLDEDLVAEYFEGTRIRTDGVGLDGIEADLRGRHAVGFDDGDADPDLERQGEYESRTGGIRHGWNRKTTGTLQQAVRSGDYAIYEEFVELVENDDGGPQSLRGLLEFDSDRDPVGVEEVEPVESLVERFSTAAMSLGSLSPEAHENNAIAMNRTGGKANTGEGGEPPERFDTERTCAVKQVASGRFGVTADYLGAADEIQIKMAQGSKPGEGGHLPGSKVNEMIAHVRHATPGVGLISPPPLHDIYSIEDLKQLIFDLKSANPDADVNVKLVSEDGIGTIAAGVAKANADVLHVSGHDGGTGASPKTSIKNAGLPWELGLAEATQFLRMTGLRDRIRVSVDGGFKTGRDVAVAAALGAEEYVFGTASLITSGCVMARQCHENTCPVGVATQDPDLRDRFPGEPDHVINYVTFVAKQLREIMAELGFTDLDEMVGRPDLLTQGETDHPRASQLDLSPILAEVGDGPRRKVREQAHPGIEDHYDHDLIDAAEAALADGRPVHLDREVTNADRAVGTMLSGEIAERVGLDGLPEDTIQADLTGTAGQSFGAFCKRGVTLGLTGAANDYVGKGLSGGRLVVRTPDDVPFDPAENTLVGNVSLYGATDGELYVEGTAGERFAVRNSGATAVVEGVGDHGCEYMTGGIVAVLGGVGKNFAAGMSGGVAYVHDPDGDVEDCANTGMVTLSGLSEKDERVLRRLVENHLAHTDSKRARELLENWEATLAAFTKVMPDAYSRVIDEEGREDVRDSPPAAAEGTVARPPRSASTGD, from the coding sequence ATGGCAAACTGTAACACGGATGGACACCCCGGGCTGGCCGATCCGGCCGACACGCGGGCCAACTGCGGCCTCGGGGCGGTCGTCGACCTCGAGAACGGCGCGTCCCACCGGACGGTGGCCGACGCGCTCGAACTGCTGGGCAACCTCGAACACCGCGGCGCGACCGGCGCCGAACCCGACACCGGCGACGGCGCGGGCATCATGCTCCAACGCCCCGACGAGTTCTTCGACGCCGTCGTCGACGCCGATCTGCCCGAGACGTACGCCGTCGGCACGGTGTTCTTCCCCGAGGACGCCGACAGCCGCCGGGGGCTGATGGACCGGTTCGAGGCCGGCCTCGCCGAGCGCGACATCGAACACATCGCGTGGCGGGAGGTCCCGACGGACAACGCGGAACTGGGCGAGACCGCCCGCGAGTCCGAACCCGAGGTGTGGCAGGTCTTCGTCGCCCCCGACGGCCTCGAGACGGAGGCGTTCGACCGCGCGCTCTACCTCGCACGCAAGGAGATCGAACACGCCGTCGACGACGACGGCGACATCGACGCCACCGCCGCCGAGCGCTTCTACGTCTGCTCACTCGACCGCCAGCGCGTCGTCTACAAGGGACTACTCACCAGCCGCCAACTCCCCGGCTACTTCCCCGACCTCCGCGACGAGCGCATGACCTCGGCCATCGCGCTGGTCCACGCGCGCTTCTCGACGAACACGCTCGGCGCGTGGCACCTCGCACATCCCTACCGCGGGATCGTCCACAACGGCGAGTTCAACACCATCCGGGGGAACGTCAACTGGATGCGCGCCCGCGAGACCGACCTCGCGGACGAGGCGTTCGGTGACGACCTCGACAGCCTCAAACCGATCGTCGACGACCCCGAGCAGTCCGACACCGCCAGCGTCGACAACACGCTCGAACTGCTGACGAACACGGGCCGGAGCGTCGAACACGCCCTGCGGATGCTGATCCCGGAGGCGTACCGGGGCGACGACGCGATGCCGGCCGACCGGACTGATTTCTACGACTACCACGCCAGCCTGATCGAGCCGTGGGACGGCCCCGCGCTCGTCGTCGCCACCGACGGCGAGAAAGTGGCGGCCGCGTTGGATCGCAACGGCCTGCGCCCCTGCCGCTACGAAGTGACCACCGAGGGTCGGCTGATCATGGCCTCCGAGGTCGGCGCACTCGACACCGACCCCGCCGAGATCGAGCGCCGCGACCGACTCGCACCCGGCCAACTGCTCGTCGCGGACCCCGGCGAGGGCCGAATCGTCCCCGACGAGGAGGTGTTCGACGACCTCACCGACGCGAAGTACGGCGACTGGATCGAACAGGAGCAGCGACGGCTCCCCGAGCGGGCGTCGATGAGCCCCCGGAGCGACACCGACCCGCTCCGGGCCAGACAGGCCGCCTTCGGCTACACCCACGACCAACTGGACCACATGATCGAGCCGATGGCCCGCGACGGGAAGGACCCGGTCGGCTCGATGGGCGACGACACGCCGATCTCGGCGCTCGCGAACCACGAGCGCCCGCTGTTCAGCTACTTCAAGCAGCTGTTCGCGCAGGTGTCGAACCCGCCGATCGACTACATCCGGGAGGAACTGGTGACCTCCCTCGAAACCCGGCTCGGCCACCAGCGCAATCTCCTCGACGAGAGCCCCGAACACGCCCGACAGTTGGTGCTCGACTCGCCGGTCCTCACCGACGACGCGACCGGGCGGATCAGGGACCTCGGCGGCGACGACGGCCTCGAGAGCGCGGTCGTGGACATCACCTTCGACCCCGAGACCGACCTCGAAACGGCCGTCGAGGACCTCCGCGCCGACGCGACCGCAGCCATTCAGGCCGGCGCCGACATCGTCGTCCTCTCGGACCGAGCGATCGGTCCCGGCCGGCTGGCCATCCCGAGCCTGCTGGCGACCGGCGCGGTCCACCACGAACTGGTCCGGAACGGCCTCCGGAACCACTCCGGCCTCGTCGTCGAGTCCGGCGACCCCCGCGAGGTCCACCACGTCGCCGCGCTGATCGGCTACGGCGCCGGCGCGGTGAACCCCTACCTCGCCTACCAGACCATCGCCGACACCGTCGCCGGTCCCGACGGCGCCGACCTCGACGAGTCGGTCGCGGCCTACGTCGAAGCGCTGGAGGACGGCCTCCTGAAGACGATGGCCAAGATGGGGATTTCGACGGTCGAGAGCTACCGCGGCGCGCAGGTGTTCGAGGCCGTCGGCCTCGACGAGGACCTCGTCGCGGAGTACTTCGAGGGCACCCGCATCCGCACCGACGGCGTCGGCCTCGACGGCATCGAGGCGGACCTCCGCGGGCGCCACGCGGTCGGCTTCGACGACGGCGACGCCGACCCGGACCTCGAACGCCAGGGCGAGTACGAGAGCCGCACCGGCGGCATCCGCCACGGATGGAACCGAAAGACGACGGGCACCCTCCAGCAGGCCGTTCGCTCGGGCGACTACGCCATCTACGAGGAGTTCGTGGAGTTGGTCGAGAACGACGACGGCGGCCCGCAGAGCCTGCGCGGCCTGCTTGAGTTCGACAGCGACCGCGACCCCGTCGGCGTCGAGGAGGTCGAGCCGGTCGAATCGCTCGTCGAACGCTTCTCGACGGCGGCGATGAGTCTGGGCAGCCTCTCGCCGGAGGCCCACGAGAACAACGCCATCGCGATGAACCGCACCGGCGGGAAGGCAAACACCGGCGAGGGCGGCGAGCCGCCGGAACGCTTCGACACCGAGCGCACCTGTGCGGTCAAGCAGGTCGCCTCCGGCCGATTCGGCGTCACCGCCGACTACCTCGGCGCCGCCGACGAGATCCAGATCAAGATGGCCCAAGGCTCCAAGCCCGGCGAGGGCGGCCACCTCCCGGGGAGCAAGGTCAACGAGATGATCGCCCACGTGCGCCACGCGACGCCCGGCGTCGGCCTCATCTCGCCGCCGCCGCTGCACGACATCTACTCCATCGAGGACCTGAAACAGCTCATCTTCGACCTGAAGTCGGCCAACCCCGACGCCGACGTGAACGTGAAGCTGGTCTCGGAGGACGGCATCGGCACCATCGCCGCCGGCGTCGCCAAGGCCAACGCGGACGTGCTCCACGTCTCCGGCCACGACGGCGGCACCGGCGCCTCGCCGAAAACGTCGATCAAGAACGCCGGCCTGCCGTGGGAGCTCGGGCTCGCCGAGGCGACCCAGTTCCTGCGGATGACGGGGCTTCGTGACCGAATCCGGGTGAGCGTCGACGGCGGCTTCAAGACCGGCCGCGACGTGGCCGTCGCCGCCGCGCTCGGCGCCGAGGAGTACGTCTTCGGTACGGCGTCGCTCATCACCTCCGGCTGCGTGATGGCCCGCCAGTGCCACGAGAACACCTGCCCGGTCGGCGTCGCCACCCAGGACCCCGACCTCCGGGACCGATTCCCCGGCGAACCGGACCACGTCATCAACTACGTGACGTTCGTCGCGAAACAGCTCCGGGAGATCATGGCCGAACTCGGCTTCACCGACCTCGACGAGATGGTCGGCCGCCCCGACCTGTTGACCCAAGGGGAGACCGACCACCCGCGTGCGAGCCAACTCGACCTCTCGCCGATCCTCGCAGAGGTGGGCGACGGCCCGCGCCGGAAGGTCCGCGAACAGGCCCATCCGGGGATCGAGGACCACTACGACCACGACCTGATCGACGCCGCCGAGGCCGCCCTCGCCGACGGTCGACCCGTCCACCTCGACCGCGAGGTGACCAACGCCGACCGCGCGGTCGGAACGATGCTCTCCGGCGAGATCGCCGAGCGCGTCGGACTGGACGGGCTGCCCGAAGACACGATCCAAGCGGACCTGACCGGTACCGCCGGCCAGTCCTTCGGGGCGTTCTGCAAGCGCGGCGTCACGCTGGGGCTGACCGGCGCTGCCAACGACTACGTCGGGAAGGGGCTCTCCGGGGGCCGACTGGTCGTCCGGACGCCCGACGACGTCCCGTTCGACCCGGCCGAGAACACCCTCGTGGGGAACGTCTCGCTCTACGGCGCGACAGACGGCGAACTGTACGTCGAGGGGACCGCCGGCGAGCGCTTCGCGGTGCGGAACTCCGGCGCCACGGCCGTCGTCGAGGGCGTCGGCGACCACGGCTGTGAGTACATGACCGGCGGCATCGTCGCCGTCCTCGGCGGCGTCGGCAAGAACTTCGCCGCGGGGATGTCCGGCGGCGTCGCCTACGTCCACGACCCCGACGGCGACGTCGAGGACTGCGCGAACACCGGGATGGTGACGCTCTCGGGGCTGAGCGAGAAGGACGAGCGCGTGCTCCGCCGACTGGTCGAGAACCACCTCGCCCACACCGACAGCAAGCGCGCCCGGGAACTACTGGAGAACTGGGAGGCGACGCTCGCGGCGTTCACGAAGGTGATGCCTGACGCCTACAGCCGCGTCATCGACGAGGAGGGACGTGAGGACGTGCGCGACAGCCCGCCCGCCGCCGCCGAGGGAACCGTCGCCCGTCCGCCACGATCGGCGTCGACCGGCGACTGA